tgaacttgaagTCCCTTTTGTTGTTACACTTAAAATAGCAAATAAGTTGTGACCTACTTTGGTGTTCTGTTTCTTGTTCTCATTCTCCACCTCATATGAGTCTTTTAGGCCTGTGTTACATTTCTTCCTATCACCCACCATGTTAGGCTGACATCACCTtatcctccatttctctctctcgcagtcACAATGAAGGCCAATATCACCCTGGCTCTGAGCATGCTCTCTCTGGTCCCCTTGATCTTCGCCCATGAAGCCACGCATGCCTCTAATGGAACTGTCAACGATGACACACAAACTACAAAGACGACCGCGAGAGATGGACTGTTGAATGATACCGGGACCTCCACTGACCAATCCACAACTGAGAAGCATGACAGAAGCATGCATGGTCATCATTCTGGCATGACAATAGCCCCCCCGAATGGTACACCCACATCCACAGAGAGTCAGACATCTGCAACATCAGGAAACACAACCCAGCAGACTGAAAAGACCACATCCCCCCCACTCACTAAGCAGACAATACCTACATCTCTTCCCAAGACCTCCCCCACCACCTCAACCACTCCATCCCATATTAAACCCACACCTGCTCTGTTAAGTACGTGGTTCATCGTGGTCCCGGTCATCATTCTTCTCATACTGATTACCGTGCTGTGCTTCTACAAGTGGAACACCCGCCACTCAGGCCAGGACAGCTCCGCCCCTCGGCTGTTACTGGGTGTCAGGGAGCGCATGAGGGGCAGGGTTAGAAGCCTGGAGGATTGGCTGGGGCTCAGCCTCTGGCCCGggaagagagtggtggagggGGACGAGGAAGAGGGGGacgaggaagaggggaagagtggagatgGAGAGGCTGCTACAGGAGCGACAGGGGGACAGGATGTAGGAGATTCCTCAGACGACTACTCCAGTTTAGACGGGATTGACCTCAGCGAGAGAGCCAAGAACCTGGAGGATGAGGAGAAAAAGGAGGAGGCGGTGAAGGGAAAGAGTGGGAGCGAGGGAGGCCAGGATAACATGAAAGGAGAGAGGACTGATGGAAGGAAGGAGGGTGGTGAAGAAGAGCGAACAGGGGAAATCTCCGGTGAGGGAGATACTTGTGACCTCACAGCACTGtaaggaaagagggaggaaggggtTAAGAGTGGGATAAAATAAGAGAATTGTTGAAGATGTTAATTTTGTGACTCAATTCACTCTTCCTATAGAGTCTATTTTTCATTTAAGCATGTAAATGTTAATTTCagccaaatatatttttttggtaATCCCTGTTACATGTGTGTTTTAATAAACCGACTAATAGATACCTGCTTCTAATTTATATTACACACATTTGCACAATTCACTATTTCTGCTAAAATAAGTTGACGTTGAAAAAAACTGCGTTCACGTGTATTTGCTTGATTTTCAACTGCACCTacacttatttttttaaacaaatattgAGATTTGTCACTTCAAAGTAAATGTCCTGGACTAAATTATAATTAATTTGGTTGGAGGTAGGTGATTGTGTGTCATTTCTCTCACCTGTGGTAAGTTGCAGGTGCCTACTGGGTAAAAATAGCCATTCAATCAGTTTAGTGAAGAGAAAACAGAACATTCTGCTGCATTGACCTCCATTGAAAAAGTGCAAGGGCGCCAAAATACACCgagtacacaaaacattaagaacacctgctctttccatgacagacagaccagatgaatccaggtgaaagctatgatcccatattgatgtcacttcttaaatccacttcaaatcagtgtagatgaaggggagacagaTAAAGTAGGGATTTCCCCCCCCAACTTAACGTTAAGGTGTccctaatgtttggtgtactcagtgtatTTGACCGCAACCGTACGTGTGCAAGAGAAAGTTTTCAGTGATTATTTAATCAGTGTTAGAATTATTCAATTATTAGGACTGACCCACAGGTCAACAGCACAGTTAGGGAAATATATCCCACATTACCTCTAGACTATGGAGGCTTTTGTTCAATTCCTgtgacagacagatggactgaccatacagagccagacagacatgGCATTAAACCAAAATGAATACCAGAGTCCAGACATTCAATATGTCTTTATTCTTCAGGATTCTGCAACCCAATCTTCCTCACCACATTAGCCagaaaaaatcgaatcaaatatTCCACTTTGATCCAGAAAATATCAGTCCATTAAATAATACTATATTTCAATGAAATATACATTTGTCAATATTATTTCCCTCCCCAGACCAATATATGACATATAGATAAGAGGTCTTGTGTCCTCCAAAACGAGTCCTCACAATTGTAAGACAGGATGGTTTATGAAAGAGCCATGGATAAACAGAGTTCGCCAAGAATGTGAACGGGTGCCACGTtgacaccagacctgggttcaaaaatCAAATAGTATCCATTTTCTTTCATCATTTGATTGAGGCTGACTGGAGCGCCAGATGGGCAGAGTTCCGACCATTG
This genomic interval from Salvelinus alpinus chromosome 6, SLU_Salpinus.1, whole genome shotgun sequence contains the following:
- the LOC139578948 gene encoding uncharacterized protein, yielding MKANITLALSMLSLVPLIFAHEATHASNGTVNDDTQTTKTTARDGLLNDTGTSTDQSTTEKHDRSMHGHHSGMTIAPPNGTPTSTESQTSATSGNTTQQTEKTTSPPLTKQTIPTSLPKTSPTTSTTPSHIKPTPALLSTWFIVVPVIILLILITVLCFYKWNTRHSGQDSSAPRLLLGVRERMRGRVRSLEDWLGLSLWPGKRVVEGDEEEGDEEEGKSGDGEAATGATGGQDVGDSSDDYSSLDGIDLSERAKNLEDEEKKEEAVKGKSGSEGGQDNMKGERTDGRKEGGEEERTGEISGEGDTCDLTAL